The following DNA comes from Nicotiana sylvestris chromosome 10, ASM39365v2, whole genome shotgun sequence.
AGTATATTTATCTACTTGAAAACTGAGGGGGAAGAGGGTGTATTTTTTGAGTTTAAGAATTATATACACCGTTAGTATAAAAAAGTGTTTAAACTCTTAATTTATTAGAGTTGAGTTAAAATAATGTGTTATCATGTTTTGGAAATGCATGGTTGTCAAGTTATTATACGGCCAAGTCAATTATTTATGTTGCCATATGCTCAACAAATCTAAGTATTATCTTTAGACTTTTAGAGAGGGACCTGCAAGAGATAATATCATCAAAACATGGAGAACCCTATCTAGCAGAAAAAAGAAACTAGTAATTAAAAACGAAAGGCACCCTTTAATGTGGGCTtataatatttttactatttaaacTTTAAGACTTTTGTAATGCCCGTATATAGTATCCCCACCTCCTTTTCTTTATTAATTAATTTCCTATCATCAAAGTCACATagatttcattttcctttttaaaaataTGTATACACACCAAACCATAAATATGATCTTCTAGCACAATGTTTAAATTGTTATGatgaatatcacattatggtggatgtctactcttcttttATGATCTTTAGctaaaatgcttaatgacatattcaatgacataatttgtatgttcaatgacatattccatgacatattttcttcattttttatgcctatataaaggccttgtaatagataggaaaaatacacaattgaagaagaaataagaatctctcttcctctctttctctctatatctcttagtttgtttttgcttgttctatattgttattttgggttatattttataacacgttatcagcacgaagctctaattttattcttaactccagctaagttgagccatattttattgaggtatgtatcattataatcattttatttatggcagtacatatatCATATGCTTAATTCTTACAACCTAAATTTTTCTTTGCAATTTTTGATAATTTACATCATTCATGTTGTTGTtccctttttcatatttttgtttatcatGTTGTTTTTCACACCTGACACAATACCATTAAAAAAAATGTATGCATATGTATGTAGTGTATACATTATCTAGTCACTGCAACTAATAAAACGTTAAATTCtattaacatatatatatatatatatatatatatatatatatatatatatatatatatcaataatataaagtgaaatgaaataatATATAGTTTCTATTTTATGGcatgaataaaatgaaatagtagattgctaACATGATATAGctttattttcatttgttttacCTTAATCGAtttgtttcattaattgtttattattataattatttctctaacttattcatcttttatgatagttttcactatgtcaaatttatcaaaacttgaatttgtggcacttgacatcaccgggaagaactatttatcatgggtccttgatgctgaaattcaccttgacgctaaaggtcttggaaatacgattatacaaggaaatgaagcatcaaatcaggataaagcgaaggccatgattttccttcgccatcatttacatgaagggttaaaaactgaatatttaacagtaaaagatccacttgaattatggattaatttgaaagatcgatatgaccacctaaaacttacggtattaccgaaagctcggtatgagtggatacatttaaggttgcaagactttaaaactgtaagtgagtataattctgctatctttaaagtaagttctctattaaaattatgtggagacactatcacagatgaggacttattggaaaaaacattttctacttttcacgcttcaaatgtggtgctacaacaacaataccgtgaaaaaggttttaagaaatattctgagttaatcacatgcctacttgtggctgagcagaataatactctattaatgaaaaatcatgaagcccgtcccactgggtcagctccatttccggaagtgaatgttgtagcaacatatgataagtttgaaagaaaacaaaataattaccgtggtcgtggacatggtcgtaaacgtggacgtggcagggggcgaaacaattatcgtcattatggtggaaataaattggagaacaataagggttctcaaattaatcattcaaaaggtaaagctagtatgtgtcaccgatgtggtatgagaggtcattgggcacacatttgtcgtacgccagaacattttgtcaaactttatcaagcctccctcaagaaaaaggaaaataatgtggaggcacacttgacctttcaaaataataatgataaagcaggtccctcaaataaatatgattctaaggcacatcctgcatataaagatgatgattttaaaggcctaacaaatattactcatttagaagttggagacttctttgaggatatttaCTGAAGAatgaatcatcttactggggaatgaagttataaaagttgttatgtttatgtttgcaactagtttatttttttcttgagtgtattttcctaatgcatcatgtgttgctagtttctatatttctaatgtatttcttaatgtttttttttgcttgtctttcatatttcttatgatgtattatttgtcttttttttatgaagaatatgaaaattccacagtcttcagttggactcaagattaataaagatgatatatgtcttctggatagtgctacaacacacactattttaaaagataagagatatttctcttatttggtaatgaaagaagcgaatgttaatacaatatccggtagtacaagattaattgaaggttctggaagagccaatttattactaccaggaggaacaaatttggctattgatgaagcactatattgtagtaaatctcaaagaaacttattaagtttcaaagatattcgccaaaatggctatcatattgagactacaaatgatgaaaagattgaatatcttt
Coding sequences within:
- the LOC138880372 gene encoding uncharacterized protein, with the protein product MSNLSKLEFVALDITGKNYLSWVLDAEIHLDAKGLGNTIIQGNEASNQDKAKAMIFLRHHLHEGLKTEYLTVKDPLELWINLKDRYDHLKLTVLPKARYEWIHLRLQDFKTVSEYNSAIFKVSSLLKLCGDTITDEDLLEKTFSTFHASNVVLQQQYREKGFKKYSELITCLLVAEQNNTLLMKNHEARPTGSAPFPEVNVVATYDKFERKQNNYRGRGHGRKRGRGRGRNNYRHYGGNKLENNKGSQINHSKGKASMCHRCGMRGHWAHICRTPEHFVKLYQASLKKKENNVEAHLTFQNNNDKAGPSNKYDSKAHPAYKDDDFKGLTNITHLEVGDFFEDIY